In Hahella sp. KA22, one genomic interval encodes:
- a CDS encoding DUF2788 domain-containing protein, with the protein MSVEQFENLSLVVLISVLVGFMAFIIYDLAKRSKAGKFGTFILFTALGLGVLGFVIKTVLVEVLNV; encoded by the coding sequence ATGTCCGTTGAGCAGTTTGAAAACCTGAGCCTGGTGGTTTTAATTTCGGTGTTGGTCGGTTTCATGGCCTTCATCATTTACGATTTGGCGAAGCGTTCCAAAGCAGGCAAGTTCGGTACTTTTATCCTGTTCACTGCTTTGGGACTGGGTGTCCTGGGCTTTGTGATCAAAACCGTTCTGGTTGAAGTGTTGAACGTCTAG
- a CDS encoding hemolysin III family protein, translating into MSTKNRRQQTLGEEIVNALTHGIGAVVSVSAVTLLIVFASLQEDPWKIVGVSIYGGALILLLLASTLYHGVQHPRAKFFLNLFDHCAIYLLIAGTYTPFLLVNLRGVLGWSMFGVVWGLALVGIVCKLCFHGRFKTIHLFNYLVMGWVGIVAAPELMESLSSNAFAMIIAGGLAYTIGVFFYVWDRFPYAHSIWHLFVLGGSTCHYIAVYNGVL; encoded by the coding sequence ATGTCAACGAAAAATAGGCGGCAGCAAACCCTGGGTGAAGAGATCGTAAACGCTTTGACTCATGGCATTGGAGCTGTGGTGAGCGTTTCAGCAGTCACGTTGTTGATCGTCTTCGCCAGTCTGCAGGAGGATCCATGGAAGATCGTGGGCGTGTCCATATATGGCGGCGCGCTGATTTTGTTGCTGTTGGCGTCCACCCTGTACCACGGCGTACAGCACCCGCGGGCGAAATTCTTTTTAAATCTGTTTGATCACTGTGCTATCTATCTGCTCATCGCGGGCACTTATACGCCGTTTTTGCTGGTGAATCTGCGCGGCGTTTTGGGGTGGAGCATGTTCGGCGTGGTGTGGGGGCTGGCTCTGGTGGGCATTGTCTGCAAGCTTTGCTTCCACGGACGATTCAAAACCATCCACCTGTTTAACTATCTGGTCATGGGCTGGGTCGGTATTGTGGCGGCGCCAGAGTTGATGGAGAGTTTGTCCAGTAACGCATTCGCCATGATCATCGCTGGCGGGCTGGCTTACACCATTGGCGTATTCTTCTACGTTTGGGACCGCTTTCCCTATGCCCATTCGATCTGGCATCTATTCGTGCTGGGCGGCAGCACCTGTCACTACATCGCTGTCTATAACGGCGTTCTGTAA
- a CDS encoding glutaredoxin family protein, which translates to MRTFKLYGTLGCHLCDVAEEVINDVLEANPDALNFITLTKVDISDSDNLMTTYAERIPVLACAETQAELAWPFDHQAFVNFLNQNLR; encoded by the coding sequence ATGCGCACTTTTAAGTTGTACGGAACCCTTGGCTGCCATTTATGCGATGTGGCGGAAGAGGTGATCAACGATGTGCTGGAAGCCAATCCTGACGCATTGAACTTTATCACCCTCACGAAGGTCGATATCAGCGACAGTGATAATTTGATGACGACGTACGCCGAGCGTATTCCGGTGCTCGCCTGCGCGGAGACACAGGCGGAACTGGCCTGGCCCTTCGATCATCAGGCGTTTGTGAATTTCCTGAATCAGAACCTGAGGTAA
- a CDS encoding glycosyl hydrolase family 18 protein → MYMDKKHSKSGFMKTALCAGLIAASQASWGVECSQVSGAWQDGGNYTAGQYVTFNSGIYSALVNHTAHLGAGWTPAVGSLWRYEEPDHCVGGGDTGGDNGGDTGGDNGGDTGGDNGGDTGGDNGGDTGGDNGGDTGGDTGGNNNGGDDCDASAPAWSSSTVYTQGKEVLHKGAVYKAKWWTQGDEPGASEWGPWELVDASGCPGDGGDNGGDDGGDNGDGGDNGDGGDNGSDDPIDTTGWPKPLMENNKPYQNTTNSVVGTYFVEWGVYGRNFPVEKIPAQNLTHLLYAFIAVCGPNESLREANPQGHSVLMNECSDQPDYTVTIHDRFAALEKSYPGDKWDDPMRGNFGQLRRLKKTNPDIKILPSIGGWTLSDPFFYFANDAQKRAVFVNSVVDFLKTYKFFDGVDIDWEYPGGGGANTGLGSPQDRDGYAELMHDLRAALDTLEAETGRDYQLTSAVGSAPSKIDAVNYSTAVQYMDYVFAMTYDYYGGWNNQLGHQTGLYAGDHEIHEGFSSDATINNLMSAGVPANKLVLGAAMYGRGWKGVTGGTETDPFAGTGGGKHAGTWEDGVLDYRAIEQKFLGGANGQGIDGYKYFYDEKAEAPFLWNFSNGSLITFDNARSAKAKGEYARDKGLAGVFTWEVDADNGNILNAVHEGLGHPQK, encoded by the coding sequence ATGTATATGGACAAAAAACACAGCAAATCCGGCTTTATGAAGACCGCGCTCTGTGCGGGTCTCATCGCCGCATCCCAGGCTTCCTGGGGCGTTGAATGCAGCCAGGTGTCCGGCGCCTGGCAAGACGGCGGGAATTACACCGCCGGTCAATACGTCACTTTTAATTCCGGTATTTACTCCGCTTTAGTCAATCACACCGCTCACCTGGGCGCTGGCTGGACGCCGGCGGTCGGTTCGTTGTGGCGTTATGAAGAGCCGGATCATTGTGTTGGCGGTGGCGACACTGGTGGAGATAACGGCGGCGACACCGGTGGTGACAATGGAGGAGATACGGGCGGCGACAACGGTGGCGACACTGGAGGAGATAACGGCGGCGATACCGGCGGTGACAACGGTGGAGACACTGGAGGCGATACCGGCGGCAACAATAACGGCGGCGATGATTGCGACGCCAGCGCGCCAGCCTGGAGTTCCTCTACTGTTTATACCCAGGGTAAGGAGGTCTTGCACAAAGGCGCTGTTTACAAGGCCAAATGGTGGACGCAAGGTGATGAGCCCGGCGCCAGTGAATGGGGCCCATGGGAATTGGTGGACGCGTCCGGTTGTCCTGGCGATGGCGGGGATAACGGAGGCGACGACGGCGGTGACAATGGCGACGGTGGAGATAACGGAGACGGCGGCGATAATGGCTCCGATGATCCGATCGACACTACTGGCTGGCCGAAGCCGTTGATGGAGAACAACAAGCCCTATCAGAACACTACAAACAGTGTTGTCGGCACTTACTTCGTTGAGTGGGGCGTCTACGGCCGCAACTTCCCGGTAGAGAAAATACCGGCGCAAAACCTGACTCACCTGTTGTATGCCTTCATCGCCGTGTGCGGACCTAATGAATCATTACGTGAGGCGAACCCGCAAGGCCACTCTGTGTTGATGAATGAGTGTAGCGATCAGCCTGATTACACTGTCACCATTCATGACCGCTTCGCCGCGCTTGAGAAGAGCTACCCTGGCGACAAGTGGGATGATCCCATGCGCGGGAACTTCGGTCAGTTGAGGCGTCTGAAGAAAACCAATCCCGACATCAAGATCCTGCCTTCCATTGGCGGCTGGACGCTGTCTGATCCGTTCTTCTACTTCGCCAACGACGCGCAGAAGCGTGCGGTGTTCGTCAATTCCGTGGTCGACTTCCTGAAGACTTATAAGTTCTTCGACGGCGTCGATATTGACTGGGAATACCCTGGCGGCGGCGGAGCCAACACAGGACTGGGCTCGCCTCAGGATCGCGATGGCTACGCTGAGTTGATGCATGATCTGCGCGCAGCGCTGGATACGCTGGAAGCGGAGACCGGCAGAGACTACCAGTTAACTTCGGCGGTAGGCTCCGCGCCAAGCAAGATTGACGCTGTGAACTACTCCACTGCCGTGCAGTACATGGACTACGTCTTCGCTATGACGTACGACTATTACGGCGGCTGGAACAATCAATTAGGTCATCAGACCGGCCTGTACGCAGGCGATCATGAGATCCATGAGGGCTTCAGCTCCGACGCCACCATCAATAACCTGATGAGCGCAGGCGTGCCCGCCAACAAACTGGTGCTGGGCGCGGCCATGTACGGACGCGGCTGGAAAGGCGTGACTGGCGGTACAGAGACTGATCCATTCGCAGGAACCGGCGGCGGTAAGCATGCAGGCACCTGGGAGGACGGCGTGCTGGATTACCGCGCTATCGAGCAGAAGTTCCTGGGCGGCGCCAACGGCCAGGGCATCGATGGCTACAAGTATTTCTACGATGAAAAGGCGGAAGCGCCATTCTTGTGGAACTTCTCCAACGGCTCGTTGATCACTTTCGATAACGCCCGTTCGGCCAAAGCCAAAGGCGAATATGCGCGTGACAAAGGTCTCGCGGGCGTATTCACCTGGGAAGTTGATGCGGATAACGGAAATATCCTCAACGCTGTTCATGAAGGCTTGGGGCATCCGCAAAAGTAG
- a CDS encoding SGNH/GDSL hydrolase family protein → MSEKTTKPKREILFTLISVMIAVAVGLAGVEFALGYLSKQAAASEKMDPGLLQYDAQLGWRLGRSWSGTHEHQDFKVHYQTNPLGLRTPVSTLSADKKVAVVGDSFVFGLGVNDGETFTDLLNERSPEWRFANFGTPGYSTDQELLLYRDLVSKFKPTKTLLVVYLGNDLLDNRLAYPLQAIYGKPFFALNSGELELRNSPVPQAPKPAGYPYTFSSEMTRGLPEAAWKSSLRSLHIGQRLLALMDDPEQYRPHFAEKFEPDLQLMQALVSAMRKEAETVGEGDNAFMVALLPGRSYIAQTRSLPAYYQEFVRGALRRQFEAMGIPVLDVAEELSAQAQQGEGDWYHPNEGHFTPAGHKVVADILWKSLQGRLQ, encoded by the coding sequence GTGAGTGAAAAGACCACCAAACCTAAACGAGAAATTCTGTTTACCCTGATCTCCGTTATGATCGCTGTTGCGGTGGGGCTGGCAGGCGTTGAGTTCGCGCTGGGCTATCTGTCGAAACAGGCCGCCGCCAGTGAAAAAATGGACCCGGGACTTCTGCAATACGACGCCCAGTTGGGGTGGCGACTGGGGCGAAGCTGGAGCGGGACCCACGAGCACCAGGACTTCAAGGTGCATTATCAGACCAATCCATTGGGGTTGCGCACGCCGGTTTCCACTTTGTCGGCGGATAAAAAAGTGGCGGTGGTAGGCGATAGCTTCGTATTTGGTCTGGGCGTTAATGATGGCGAGACCTTTACGGATCTGTTGAACGAGCGCAGCCCGGAGTGGCGTTTCGCCAATTTTGGAACGCCGGGCTATAGCACCGACCAGGAGTTACTGCTGTACCGGGATTTGGTGAGCAAATTCAAGCCAACCAAGACGCTGTTGGTGGTCTATCTGGGCAATGATCTACTGGATAATCGTCTTGCGTACCCCTTGCAGGCGATATACGGCAAGCCCTTCTTTGCATTGAACAGCGGTGAGCTGGAGCTGCGTAATTCGCCTGTGCCGCAAGCGCCGAAGCCGGCTGGGTATCCTTATACATTCTCCAGTGAAATGACCCGAGGGCTGCCGGAGGCCGCCTGGAAAAGCAGTCTGCGTTCTTTGCATATCGGACAGCGGCTGTTGGCTTTGATGGATGATCCTGAGCAATATCGTCCACACTTTGCCGAGAAATTCGAACCAGACCTGCAACTGATGCAGGCTCTGGTGAGCGCGATGCGCAAAGAGGCGGAAACCGTCGGCGAAGGGGATAACGCATTCATGGTCGCGTTGCTGCCGGGACGCTCTTATATTGCTCAAACCCGCTCTTTGCCAGCCTATTATCAGGAATTTGTCCGCGGCGCTCTGAGGCGACAGTTTGAAGCGATGGGCATACCGGTTCTGGACGTGGCGGAGGAACTGAGCGCGCAGGCGCAACAGGGCGAGGGGGATTGGTATCATCCAAATGAAGGGCACTTTACCCCCGCCGGCCATAAAGTGGTTGCGGACATACTCTGGAAGAGCCTGCAGGGGCGGTTGCAATAA
- a CDS encoding LacI family DNA-binding transcriptional regulator has product MKKLTLKDVASELGVSTATISNAYNRPDQLSAKLRSHILKECLRLGYNGPNATAASLRRGTSGIIGVMVADRLHFNFTDPVASQFLQGVAEVFDSNGVNMFLLPTRADYYKHRSIESVPDAFIMYGRPNDESIVERILQQQKTLITVDFDLGESHASINVDNFSGARESAEHAFKRSDGEAAIIGLRLLNINEVQRIKDAEMFGDEISISRRRLNGYLAAAEAMDRHIRPDMIWHTPDSNFQNGYQAAREALSASPRPRILLCMSDRLALAAIQASLDLGFKVPDDVKVVGFDDIPDAAHWRPSLTTVHQPSVAKGRLAAQAVLKGDTSNNRLLTAQLVVRESC; this is encoded by the coding sequence GTGAAGAAATTGACCTTGAAAGATGTGGCGTCGGAGCTGGGTGTATCAACCGCGACCATATCCAACGCTTATAACCGGCCGGATCAACTATCGGCCAAGTTGAGGAGCCACATCCTCAAAGAATGTTTGCGACTGGGCTACAACGGCCCTAACGCCACAGCCGCCAGCCTGCGTCGCGGCACCAGCGGCATTATTGGCGTCATGGTGGCGGACCGATTGCATTTTAACTTTACCGATCCTGTCGCCAGCCAGTTCCTGCAAGGCGTCGCCGAGGTATTCGACAGTAATGGCGTCAACATGTTCCTGCTGCCTACCCGCGCGGATTATTACAAGCACCGCTCCATTGAGTCCGTCCCCGACGCCTTTATCATGTACGGCCGCCCCAATGACGAAAGCATCGTAGAGCGCATTCTCCAGCAACAGAAAACGCTGATCACCGTCGACTTCGATCTCGGCGAAAGCCATGCCTCCATCAATGTGGATAATTTCAGCGGCGCTCGCGAAAGCGCGGAACACGCCTTTAAGCGCTCAGACGGCGAGGCGGCTATTATCGGCCTGCGCCTGCTCAACATAAATGAAGTGCAGCGCATTAAAGACGCCGAGATGTTTGGGGATGAGATATCGATTTCAAGACGCCGCCTCAACGGCTATCTTGCCGCCGCAGAAGCCATGGACCGACACATCCGTCCGGATATGATCTGGCACACCCCTGACAGCAACTTCCAGAACGGTTATCAGGCTGCTCGCGAAGCCTTATCCGCCAGTCCGCGTCCGCGCATTCTACTGTGCATGAGCGACCGTCTCGCTTTGGCCGCGATCCAGGCCAGCCTGGACCTGGGCTTCAAAGTTCCCGACGACGTTAAAGTCGTTGGATTCGACGATATTCCCGACGCCGCGCACTGGCGTCCCAGCCTGACGACAGTCCATCAGCCCAGCGTCGCCAAAGGGCGTCTGGCCGCACAGGCGGTTCTGAAAGGAGACACCAGCAATAATCGTTTGCTGACAGCGCAGCTGGTAGTGCGGGAATCCTGTTAA
- a CDS encoding DoxX family protein, producing the protein MINTSTAPYAALLLRLSLGVMFLAHGLLKLLVFTPAGTAGFFGSLGLPGWFAYLAIMAELGGGALLIIGYRTQWVALALTPILLGAIVFVHGANGWAFSAEGGGWEYPAFLLAASLVQALLGDGAFSLRDLVSGKSAHRAALHQS; encoded by the coding sequence ATGATTAATACCTCTACCGCCCCCTACGCTGCTTTACTGTTGCGCCTGTCTCTGGGTGTAATGTTTCTCGCTCACGGTTTGTTGAAACTGCTGGTGTTCACTCCCGCCGGGACCGCCGGATTTTTCGGGTCACTGGGCCTTCCCGGCTGGTTCGCCTACCTCGCCATCATGGCCGAGCTGGGCGGCGGCGCTTTGCTGATTATCGGCTATCGCACACAGTGGGTGGCTCTGGCGTTGACGCCAATTCTGCTGGGCGCCATCGTTTTTGTGCACGGCGCCAATGGGTGGGCGTTCAGCGCTGAGGGCGGCGGTTGGGAGTATCCTGCATTTTTGTTAGCCGCATCGCTGGTGCAGGCCCTGTTGGGTGACGGCGCTTTCTCCTTGCGCGACCTTGTCAGCGGGAAGTCCGCTCATCGCGCCGCATTACACCAGTCTTGA
- a CDS encoding LysR family transcriptional regulator: protein MDTVTSMKAFCAVVQEGGFSAAGRKLNLSKVLVSKYVGQLEDRLGARLFHRTTRKVRLTPTGEAYYLRVTPLLHELDDIEARVRDEHGEPEGLLRVAAPTSFAEIHLMPLVAVMLDKHPGLTLDIRLADRYVDLLEEQVDLAVRIGHLQDSSLVAQKLADIPIVWCASATYLERQGTPQIPEDLMRHRVVFDSNYSGGDYWPVAQEGGVARLPLHKRVSVNSARAAKELALAGMGLARLPAFVIGDELASGKLRPVLQEYWPEASAVYAVYPHRRHLSARVRLFVEEAKAYFSTNPPTPPLV from the coding sequence ATGGATACTGTGACTTCAATGAAGGCGTTTTGCGCGGTGGTGCAGGAGGGTGGATTTTCCGCCGCCGGCAGGAAACTGAATTTATCCAAAGTGCTGGTGAGCAAATACGTTGGGCAATTAGAGGACCGACTAGGAGCCCGACTGTTTCATCGCACCACCAGGAAGGTCAGGTTGACGCCGACCGGCGAGGCGTATTATTTGCGCGTCACGCCCTTGTTGCATGAACTGGATGACATCGAAGCGCGAGTGCGGGATGAACACGGCGAGCCGGAAGGCCTGCTGCGCGTCGCGGCGCCTACCTCGTTCGCGGAAATTCACTTGATGCCGCTTGTCGCTGTCATGCTGGATAAGCACCCGGGGCTGACGCTTGATATACGCTTGGCGGATCGTTATGTGGATTTGCTAGAGGAGCAGGTGGATCTGGCTGTGCGCATTGGCCACCTGCAGGACAGCAGTCTGGTGGCGCAAAAACTCGCGGATATTCCTATTGTCTGGTGCGCCAGCGCAACCTATCTGGAGCGTCAGGGAACGCCGCAGATTCCTGAGGATCTGATGCGGCACAGAGTGGTCTTCGACAGCAATTACAGCGGAGGCGACTACTGGCCCGTGGCGCAGGAAGGCGGCGTTGCGCGGTTGCCTTTACATAAGCGCGTCAGCGTCAACAGCGCGCGAGCGGCGAAAGAACTGGCGCTCGCCGGTATGGGGCTGGCGCGTCTGCCGGCCTTCGTTATCGGCGATGAGCTGGCGTCCGGGAAATTACGCCCGGTGTTGCAGGAATACTGGCCGGAGGCGTCCGCTGTTTATGCGGTTTATCCCCATCGCAGACATCTGTCCGCGCGGGTGAGACTGTTCGTGGAGGAGGCTAAAGCTTATTTCAGTACCAATCCGCCGACTCCTCCCTTAGTATGA
- the acs gene encoding acetate--CoA ligase — protein sequence MSTHETHPAPADIAKNAWADKETYLRMYQESIEDPEGFWRQHGTRIDWIKPYSQVKDVDYSQQNLHIRWFHDGTLNACYNCLDRHLPQRAQQTAIIWEGDDPADDAKITYQELYDKVCKLSNALKDMGVKKGDVVTIYMPMIPEAAMAMLACARIGAPHSVVFGGFSPEALAGRIEDCKSRFVITADEGVRGGRIVPLKKNVDAAAEITAGKGAEVDKVLVVKRTGNAVNWSEGRDLWYHDAVANASTDCPPEEMSAEDPLFILYTSGSTGKPKGVLHTTGGYMVYASMTHQYVFDYKDGDIYWCTADVGWITGHSYIVYGPLANGAVTLMFEGVPNYPDASRCWQVVDKHNVNIFYTAPTAIRALMRLGDDPVVKSSRKTLKLLGTVGEPINPEAWDWYYDVVGEKRCPIVDTWWQTETGGILITPLPGATALKPGSATLPFFGVKPALVDNEGALLDGAVSGNLVLLDSWPGQMRTVYGDHQRFVQTYFSSYPGMYFTGDGARRDEDGYYWITGRVDDVLNVSGHRLGTAEVESALVEHDAVAEAAVVGFPHDVKGQGIYAYVTLGVGFEPSDALLNELKQMVRKEIGPIATPDVIQFSPGLPKTRSGKIMRRILRKIAADETDSLGDTSTLADPSVVDDLISNRVRA from the coding sequence ATGAGTACACACGAAACCCATCCTGCGCCGGCCGACATTGCAAAAAACGCATGGGCCGACAAAGAGACCTACTTGCGCATGTATCAGGAGTCCATCGAGGACCCGGAAGGTTTCTGGAGGCAGCATGGAACGCGAATCGACTGGATCAAGCCTTACAGCCAAGTTAAAGACGTCGACTACTCACAGCAGAACCTGCACATCCGCTGGTTCCACGACGGTACGCTGAACGCCTGTTATAACTGCCTCGATCGCCACCTGCCGCAGCGCGCGCAGCAGACCGCCATCATCTGGGAAGGCGATGACCCCGCCGATGACGCCAAAATCACCTATCAAGAGCTCTATGACAAGGTTTGCAAACTGTCCAATGCACTCAAGGACATGGGGGTCAAAAAAGGCGACGTAGTGACCATCTACATGCCGATGATTCCTGAGGCCGCTATGGCGATGCTGGCATGCGCCCGAATTGGCGCGCCGCACTCAGTGGTGTTCGGCGGCTTCTCTCCTGAAGCGTTGGCTGGACGTATTGAGGATTGTAAGTCCCGCTTCGTCATCACGGCGGATGAAGGCGTACGCGGAGGACGCATCGTGCCTCTGAAAAAGAACGTCGACGCCGCTGCGGAGATTACCGCCGGCAAAGGCGCGGAAGTAGATAAAGTGCTGGTGGTCAAACGCACCGGCAATGCGGTGAACTGGAGCGAAGGTCGCGACCTCTGGTATCACGACGCCGTCGCCAATGCGTCAACGGACTGCCCGCCGGAAGAAATGTCGGCGGAAGATCCACTCTTCATCCTTTACACCTCCGGCTCCACCGGCAAGCCCAAGGGCGTATTGCACACCACTGGCGGCTACATGGTGTACGCCTCTATGACGCACCAGTACGTCTTTGACTACAAAGACGGCGATATCTACTGGTGTACGGCGGATGTGGGCTGGATCACCGGCCATAGCTACATCGTATACGGACCGCTGGCGAACGGCGCCGTCACGCTGATGTTTGAAGGCGTTCCCAACTATCCTGACGCCTCCCGCTGCTGGCAAGTGGTGGACAAACACAACGTCAATATTTTCTATACCGCGCCTACTGCGATCCGCGCGCTGATGCGTCTGGGCGACGATCCCGTAGTGAAGAGCTCCCGCAAAACACTGAAACTGCTCGGTACGGTCGGCGAGCCGATCAACCCGGAAGCCTGGGACTGGTATTACGATGTGGTTGGCGAAAAACGTTGCCCCATTGTCGATACCTGGTGGCAGACCGAAACCGGCGGCATTCTGATCACGCCGTTGCCCGGCGCCACAGCACTGAAACCGGGCTCCGCCACGCTGCCGTTCTTCGGCGTTAAACCGGCGTTGGTGGACAACGAAGGCGCGTTGCTGGATGGGGCTGTATCAGGCAACCTGGTGCTGCTTGACAGCTGGCCGGGGCAGATGCGCACGGTTTACGGCGATCATCAGCGTTTTGTGCAGACCTATTTCTCCAGCTATCCCGGTATGTATTTCACTGGCGACGGCGCCCGTCGCGACGAAGACGGTTACTACTGGATCACCGGCCGCGTGGACGACGTGTTGAACGTCTCCGGTCACCGTCTGGGCACTGCGGAAGTGGAAAGCGCGCTGGTGGAGCACGACGCGGTGGCGGAAGCAGCTGTGGTGGGCTTCCCTCACGACGTCAAAGGGCAGGGCATCTACGCCTATGTCACTCTGGGCGTGGGCTTCGAGCCTTCCGACGCATTGCTGAATGAGTTGAAGCAGATGGTGCGCAAGGAAATCGGCCCCATTGCGACGCCGGATGTGATTCAGTTCTCCCCGGGCCTGCCGAAGACCCGTTCCGGCAAAATTATGCGCCGCATTTTGCGAAAGATTGCTGCGGACGAGACGGACTCCCTGGGCGATACCTCTACCTTGGCGGACCCCTCCGTCGTGGATGATCTGATCAGTAATCGCGTCAGAGCCTGA
- the yaaA gene encoding peroxide stress protein YaaA, with translation MLIVVSPAKTLDYETPVPTTENTQPRFLSQSAELVDILKQQEPWRLSELMSISDELATLNANRYHSWSLPFDSNNARQALFAFKGDVYTGLDAYSLSQDAISNAQRQLRILSGLYGVLRPLDLMQPYRLEMGTRLQNPQGANLYRFWGDTLTQSLNEEARETGADVLINLASNEYYKAVNEKKLAVPVITPVFLDMKGGKYKVVSFWAKKARGMMTRYILENRLQRPEDIKGFDTDGYRYNPALSDGAQWAFTRDH, from the coding sequence ATGCTGATTGTTGTATCTCCAGCCAAAACGCTGGATTACGAAACCCCCGTACCCACCACTGAGAATACACAACCACGATTTCTTTCCCAGAGCGCTGAGCTGGTGGATATCCTCAAGCAGCAGGAGCCCTGGCGCTTGAGTGAATTGATGAGCATCAGCGATGAATTGGCGACACTGAACGCCAACCGTTATCACTCCTGGTCGTTGCCGTTCGACAGCAACAACGCCAGACAAGCGCTATTCGCCTTTAAGGGTGACGTTTACACCGGCCTCGACGCCTATAGCTTGAGCCAGGACGCCATAAGCAATGCGCAGCGTCAGTTACGCATTCTGTCGGGTCTGTATGGGGTTTTACGTCCGTTGGACCTGATGCAGCCTTATCGTCTGGAGATGGGGACGCGTCTGCAAAATCCCCAAGGCGCGAATCTGTATCGTTTCTGGGGCGATACATTGACCCAGTCGCTCAACGAAGAAGCGAGGGAGACAGGGGCGGATGTGTTGATCAATCTCGCCTCCAATGAATACTACAAGGCGGTGAATGAGAAGAAGCTTGCCGTACCGGTGATTACGCCCGTGTTCCTGGACATGAAAGGCGGCAAATATAAGGTTGTCAGCTTCTGGGCGAAAAAGGCGCGGGGCATGATGACCCGCTACATATTGGAAAATCGTTTGCAGCGACCTGAAGATATCAAAGGCTTTGATACGGACGGCTATCGCTACAATCCTGCGCTGTCCGACGGCGCGCAATGGGCGTTTACCCGGGATCACTGA
- a CDS encoding class III extradiol ring-cleavage dioxygenase — MKAPSWFISHGSPDLIVHAEAPAHRFLRGLNARLTDLQGVVAISPHWRTEALTVNVTAPAHIQYDFYGFPEALYRYRWSPVSSDKLNDQVLATLAPLSPQIATSQALDHGVWAPLSLMDPEGGVPVVAISLPRRFSPRQLFELGATLAPLREQGVAIMGSGSVTHNLREIGPNEAAPPRWAQEFVAWLEEKLAQNDWEALFEYRRSAPNAVQAHPTDEHLTPLFIAAGASHGQYAQRLHASYTYQSLYMGSYEFV; from the coding sequence ATGAAAGCGCCATCCTGGTTTATTTCTCACGGATCGCCGGACTTGATCGTTCATGCCGAAGCGCCCGCCCACCGCTTCTTGCGCGGGTTGAATGCGCGCCTGACGGATTTACAAGGCGTCGTGGCGATTTCACCCCATTGGCGCACAGAGGCTCTGACAGTGAACGTCACCGCGCCAGCGCATATCCAGTATGACTTCTACGGTTTTCCAGAGGCGCTGTACAGGTATCGCTGGTCGCCCGTCAGCAGCGACAAACTGAATGATCAGGTCCTGGCGACGCTGGCGCCGCTATCGCCGCAGATCGCCACATCACAAGCATTGGACCATGGGGTCTGGGCTCCGCTCAGCCTGATGGACCCGGAAGGCGGCGTCCCTGTGGTCGCGATCAGTCTGCCGCGCCGATTCTCGCCGCGGCAGTTATTTGAACTCGGCGCAACGCTGGCGCCCTTGCGCGAACAGGGAGTCGCCATTATGGGGTCCGGCTCAGTGACCCATAATCTGCGGGAAATTGGCCCCAATGAAGCGGCGCCGCCGAGGTGGGCGCAGGAGTTCGTCGCCTGGCTGGAGGAAAAGCTGGCGCAGAATGACTGGGAAGCGTTATTCGAATATCGCCGCTCCGCTCCCAACGCGGTGCAGGCGCACCCCACCGACGAGCATCTGACGCCGCTGTTTATCGCCGCCGGGGCCAGTCACGGACAATATGCGCAAAGACTGCACGCGTCCTACACATATCAGTCTCTGTACATGGGAAGCTACGAATTCGTTTAG